In a single window of the Acyrthosiphon pisum isolate AL4f chromosome X, pea_aphid_22Mar2018_4r6ur, whole genome shotgun sequence genome:
- the LOC115033164 gene encoding uncharacterized protein LOC115033164, producing MNLLTVDKPTCTTTKNSATAKLMRECKIIIWDGCTMAHKLALEAVDRTMKDLRGDSRRFDGAMILLSGDFRPTLPVIPKSTAADEINACLKSSFLWWHVKKLKLTTNMRTALQNDPSAAEFSRQLLAFGNGHIPIDVLTELISFPANFCEFTSSKEELITKVLPSIEVNYKNLDWMSERAILAARNKDVDSLNFTIQSKIAGELRSYKSVDSTTDENEAVNYPTEFLNSLDVPGTPPHNLQVKVGSIIIML from the exons ATGAATCTTCTCACGGTTGACAAGCCTACGTGCACAACGACCAAGAATTCAGCGACAGCGAAATTGATGCGAGAATGCAAAATCATCATTTGGGATGGATGCACGATGGCACATAAACTAGCTTTGGAGGCAGTTGACCGAACGATGAAAGATTTACGAGGTGATTCGAGACGATTTGATGGGGCAATGATATTGCTCTCCGGAGATTTCCGTCCAACACTTCCCGTCATTCCGAAATCTACTGCTGCCGATGAAATTAATGCATGCCTGAAATCGTCGTTTTTGTGGTGGCATGTCAAGAAGTTGAAATTGACCACGAACATGAGAACTGCGTTGCAAAACGACCCATCGGCTGCTGAATTCTCGAGACAACTGCTGGCGTTTGGTAATGGACACATTCCGATTGATGTTTTGACTGAATTAATATCGTTTCCGGCAAATTTTTGTGAGTTCACATCGTCGAAGGAGGAACTCATTACAAAAGTGCTCCCAAGCATTGAGgtcaattataaaaatcttgATTGGATGAGTGAACGGGCAATACTAGCAGCGAGGAATAAGGACGTCGATAGCTTGAATTTTACCATTCAGAGTAAAATTGCTGGAGAATTGCGTTCGTACAAATCCGTTGACAGCACGACAGACGAAAACGAAGCAGTCAACTATCCGACAGAATTTTTGAACTCGCTTGATGTGCCAGGAACTCCGCCGCATAATTTACAG GTAAAAGTGGGATCGATCATTATTATGTTGTGA